A window of the Henckelia pumila isolate YLH828 chromosome 3, ASM3356847v2, whole genome shotgun sequence genome harbors these coding sequences:
- the LOC140892932 gene encoding receptor-like serine/threonine-protein kinase SD1-8 isoform X1 — protein MWNNNTPHHLLLISFIFCPFLTAASLDLISTTQILTKDQVLLSPQAEFELGFFSPGTSNAWYIGIWYKNIELQTVVWVGNRDAPLRNSSGVLKISAANGDLVLLDDSGKLVWSANYSSGGNTVAELQDSGNLVLRLENDASPDNYLWQSFDQPTDTLLPGMKLGWDSKTGLNRYINSWKSADDPSSGDYSFKLDIYGFPEVYLTHRGAIDYRSGPWNGVGFSGVPEMKPSAIVSFLFKMNPDEVYYSFQLHNKSVYSRLTVNYSGALQRFTWIPTSKIWSLFWYAPKDQCDVYKECGLYGICDPNMSPICKCIKGFKPKNLQAWNLRDGSEGCVRITDLDCGNDGFVTLNNMKLPDSGTTFVDPEMNLDQCQQLCKSNCSCQGYSNSNITNGGSGCAIWATGLYDMRQYTAAEGGQSFYVRLAASDLEPVVLGHGNSSDKKRTLKIAGIAIGIGVLLASLAVFFLWKKGKSKTSQGSISEHRVPRSQDFLMSSPTIPSKRDHSKETAADELELPLFDFDTIVAATENFSQANKLGQGGFGSVYRAMLVEGQDVAVKRLSKSSGQGTEEFKNEVKLIARLQHRNLVRLLGCCIEMEEKILIYEYMENKSLDSFLFKKNKSALLDWPRRFNIICGVARGLLYLHQDSRFRIIHRDLKASNILLDKDMNPKISDFGMARIFGGDQTEANTKKVVGTYGYMAPEYAMDGLFSVKSDVFSFGVLVLEIVSGKKNRGFYQTNNHLNLLAYAWGLYREGRALELMDADSGKSYSASEVMRCIQVGLLCVQEQAEDRPNMSTVVLMLSSESASMPQPKNPGFCLGRRPVETDSSSSKQEESCTVNQVTVTMMDGR, from the exons ATGTGGAACAACAACACTCCCCACCACCTCTTGCTAATTTCATTCATCTTCTGCCCTTTTCTCACTGCAGCATCTCTTGATCTCATATCCACAACCCAAATTCTAACCAAAGACCAAGTCTTGCTCTCCCCCCAAGCAGAATTCGAGCTGGGTTTCTTCAGTCCAGGTACATCCAACGCCTGGTACATCGGAATCTGGTACAagaacatcgaactgcaaacaGTCGTCTGGGTCGGTAACAGAGACGCGCCTCTCCGGAATTCATCCGGAGTTTTGAAAATCAGCGCCGCTAATGGAGACCTTGTGCTCCTGGACGACTCGGGGAAGTTGGTGTGGTCGGCGAATTACTCCTCAGGGGGGAACACCGTCGCGGAATTGCAAGATTCCGGGAATCTCGTTCTTCGCCTGGAAAACGACGCGAGCCCGGATAATTACCTCTGGCAAAGCTTCGATCAACCGACGGACACTCTGTTGCCGGGGATGAAACTAGGATGGGACTCGAAAACAGGGCTGAATCGGTACATCAATTCTTGGAAAAGCGCCGATGATCCCTCTTCGGGAGACTACAGTTTCAAGCTGGACATCTACGGGTTCCCGGAAGTATACTTGACGCACAGAGGCGCGATCGATTATCGGAGCGGGCCCTGGAATGGGGTCGGATTCAGCGGGGTCCCGGAAATGAAGCCTAGCGCAATCGTCTCTTTTCTGTTCAAGATGAATCCAGATGAAGTGTACTATTCCTTCCAATTACACAACAAATCAGTTTACTCGAGATTGACGGTGAACTATTCCGGCGCTCTGCAGCGCTTCACCTGGATCCCGACCAGCAAAATCTGGAGTTTATTCTGGTACGCCCCCAAGGATCAATGCGATGTGTACAAAGAATGCGGCCTTTACGGAATCTGTGATCCAAATATGTCGCCTATATGCAAATGCATCAAAGGGTTCAAGCCTAAGAATCTTCAGGCATGGAATCTGAGAGATGGGTCTGAAGGATGCGTTCGGATCACCGACTTGGACTGTGGAAATGACGGATTCGTGACGTTGAATAACATGAAGCTGCCCGATAGCGGGACTACGTTTGTGGATCCGGAGATGAATTTGGATCAGTGTCAACAATTGTGCAAGAGTAATTGTTCGTGTCAGGGCTATTCCAACTCTAACATCACTAATGGTGGCTCCGGCTGCGCCATATGGGCGACGGGCTTGTATGACATGAGGCAATATACGGCGGCGGAAGGCGGCCAGAGTTTCTATGTTCGGCTGGCTGCTTCTGACTTAG AACCAGTAGTATTAGGGCATGGAAACAGTTCGGACAAGAAACGGACCCTCAAGATTGCTGGCATTGCTATCGGCATTGGAGTCTTGCTCGCGTCACTTGCCGTCTTCTTCTTGTGGAAGAAGGGGaaatcaaaaacttcacaaggaAGCATTTCAGAGCACAGAG TTCCTAGAAGTCAAGATTTTCTGATGAGTTCACCAACTATACCTAGCAAAAGGGATCACTCGAAAGAAACTGCAGCAGACGAGCTAGAATTACCGTTGTTTGACTTCGACACCATCGTTGCTGCTACAGAAAACTTCTCTCAGGCGAATAAGCTGGGCCAAGGCGGTTTCGGTAGTGTCTACAGG GCTATGCTGGTGGAAGGCCAGGACGTCGCAGTGAAGAGGCTCTCCAAAAGTTCTGGCCAAGGAACAGAGGAGTTCAAGAATGAGGTTAAGTTGATTGCTAGACTCCAACATAGGAACCTTGTTCGATTGCTCGGTTGCTGTATCGAAATGGAGGAGAAGATATTGATCTATGAGTACATGGAAAACAAAAGCCTCGATTCCTTTCTATTTA AGAAAAATAAAAGTGCATTGCTCGACTGGCCGAGGAGGTTCAACATTATATGTGGGGTTGCAAGAGGGCTTCTCTATCTCCATCAAGATTCGAGGTTTCGAATCATCCACAGAGATCTCAAAGCAAGCAACATTCTCCTGGATAAAGACATGAATCCGAAAATATCAGATTTCGGAATGGCAAGAATCTTTGGAGGGGATCAGACCGAAGCAAACACAAAAAAAGTTGTGGGAACATA TGGTTACATGGCCCCAGAATACGCGATGGACGGCCTCTTCTCTGTGAAATCTGATGTTTTCAGCTTCGGGGTGCTAGTCTTAGAGATCGTGAGTGGGAAGAAGAACCGAGGATTCTATCAAACAAATAACCACCTTAATCTTCTGGCCTAT GCATGGGGATTATACAGGGAAGGAAGAGCTTTGGAGCTAATGGACGCAGATTCTGGTAAATCATATTCAGCAAGTGAAGTAATGAGATGCATACAAGTAGGATTGTTGTGTGTACAAGAACAAGCGGAAGATAGACCGAATATGTCGACTGTTGTTTTGATGTTGAGCAGTGAATCTGCATCAATGCCACAGCCTAAGAATCCTGGGTTTTGCCTGGGAAGACGGCCAGTTGAAACGGATTCATCGTCGAGCAAACAAGAGGAATCATGCACCGTAAACCAAGTAACTGTTACAATGATGGATGGCCGATAG
- the LOC140892932 gene encoding receptor-like serine/threonine-protein kinase SD1-8 isoform X2, producing MSSPTIPSKRDHSKETAADELELPLFDFDTIVAATENFSQANKLGQGGFGSVYRAMLVEGQDVAVKRLSKSSGQGTEEFKNEVKLIARLQHRNLVRLLGCCIEMEEKILIYEYMENKSLDSFLFKKNKSALLDWPRRFNIICGVARGLLYLHQDSRFRIIHRDLKASNILLDKDMNPKISDFGMARIFGGDQTEANTKKVVGTYGYMAPEYAMDGLFSVKSDVFSFGVLVLEIVSGKKNRGFYQTNNHLNLLAYAWGLYREGRALELMDADSGKSYSASEVMRCIQVGLLCVQEQAEDRPNMSTVVLMLSSESASMPQPKNPGFCLGRRPVETDSSSSKQEESCTVNQVTVTMMDGR from the exons ATGAGTTCACCAACTATACCTAGCAAAAGGGATCACTCGAAAGAAACTGCAGCAGACGAGCTAGAATTACCGTTGTTTGACTTCGACACCATCGTTGCTGCTACAGAAAACTTCTCTCAGGCGAATAAGCTGGGCCAAGGCGGTTTCGGTAGTGTCTACAGG GCTATGCTGGTGGAAGGCCAGGACGTCGCAGTGAAGAGGCTCTCCAAAAGTTCTGGCCAAGGAACAGAGGAGTTCAAGAATGAGGTTAAGTTGATTGCTAGACTCCAACATAGGAACCTTGTTCGATTGCTCGGTTGCTGTATCGAAATGGAGGAGAAGATATTGATCTATGAGTACATGGAAAACAAAAGCCTCGATTCCTTTCTATTTA AGAAAAATAAAAGTGCATTGCTCGACTGGCCGAGGAGGTTCAACATTATATGTGGGGTTGCAAGAGGGCTTCTCTATCTCCATCAAGATTCGAGGTTTCGAATCATCCACAGAGATCTCAAAGCAAGCAACATTCTCCTGGATAAAGACATGAATCCGAAAATATCAGATTTCGGAATGGCAAGAATCTTTGGAGGGGATCAGACCGAAGCAAACACAAAAAAAGTTGTGGGAACATA TGGTTACATGGCCCCAGAATACGCGATGGACGGCCTCTTCTCTGTGAAATCTGATGTTTTCAGCTTCGGGGTGCTAGTCTTAGAGATCGTGAGTGGGAAGAAGAACCGAGGATTCTATCAAACAAATAACCACCTTAATCTTCTGGCCTAT GCATGGGGATTATACAGGGAAGGAAGAGCTTTGGAGCTAATGGACGCAGATTCTGGTAAATCATATTCAGCAAGTGAAGTAATGAGATGCATACAAGTAGGATTGTTGTGTGTACAAGAACAAGCGGAAGATAGACCGAATATGTCGACTGTTGTTTTGATGTTGAGCAGTGAATCTGCATCAATGCCACAGCCTAAGAATCCTGGGTTTTGCCTGGGAAGACGGCCAGTTGAAACGGATTCATCGTCGAGCAAACAAGAGGAATCATGCACCGTAAACCAAGTAACTGTTACAATGATGGATGGCCGATAG
- the LOC140892636 gene encoding calcium-binding protein KRP1-like yields the protein MAKRNINDNAVVFEDFFPSMVEKLGAEGFLNELCNGFRLLMDREKGLITFESLKRNSSILGLQTMSDEEVRSMLREGDLDGDGSLNQMEFCVLMFRLSPHLMNRARASNMV from the coding sequence ATGGCGAAAAGAAACATAAACGATAATGCCGTGGTGTTCGAGGATTTCTTTCCTTCGATGGTGGAGAAGCTGGGAGCTGAGGGGTTCTTGAATGAGCTCTGCAACGGGTTCCGCCTGCTGATGGATAGGGAGAAGGGATTGATCACATTCGAAAGTTTGAAGAGGAATTCGTCGATCCTGGGTCTGCAGACGATGAGCGACGAGGAAGTGAGGAGCATGCTGAGAGAAGGAGATTTGGATGGAGACGGGAGCCTCAACCAGATGGAGTTTTGTGTTTTGATGTTCAGATTGAGCCCTCATCTCATGAATCGGGCAAGAGCGTCCAATATGGTTTAA
- the LOC140891000 gene encoding universal stress protein PHOS34: MASAATLHQPASPRFPPVTPTSGANRKIAIAVDLSDESAFAVKWAVQNYLRPGDAVILLHVRPTSVLYGADWGATDVSVDAAGEKSQQQIEDDFDHFTTSKANDLALPLVEASIPFKIHIVKDHDMKERLCLEVERLGLSAMVMGSRGFGASRRSNKGRLGSVSDYCVHHCVCPIVVVRFPDEKDGDPANANGGLLNALELHPVPEEEEPVYLDASDKNTDVEKAT; the protein is encoded by the exons ATGGCATCGGCGGCGACACTGCACCAGCCCGCCTCCCCTCGCTTTCCGCCTGTCACCCCCACCTCTGGCGCCAACCGCAAGATCGCCATCGCCGTCGATCTCAGCGACGAGAGCGCCTTTGCCGTTAAATGGGCTGTTCAGAATTACCTCCGCCCAGGCGACGCCGTCATCCTCCTGCACGTCCGACCAACCTCCGTCCTATACGGAGCCGACTGGGGCGCCACCGACGTTTCAGTCGATGCCGCCGGAGAGAAATCGCAGCAGCAAATCGAGGACGATTTCGATCATTTCACCACTTCGAAAGCGAACGACCTGGCGCTGCCGCTGGTGGAGGCGAGCATTCCGTTCAAGATCCATATAGTGAAGGATCATGATATGAAGGAGAGGCTGTGCTTGGAGGTGGAGAGGCTAGGGTTGAGTGCGATGGTTATGGGAAGTAGGGGATTTGGAGCGTCGAGGAGAAGTAATAAAGGGAGACTTGGTAGCGTAAGTGATTATTGCGTGCATCATTGCGTTTGCCCCATTGTAGTTGTGAGGTTTCCAGATGAGAAAGATGGAGATCCCGCTAATGCTAATGGAGGTCTTTTGAATGCGTTGGAGCTGCATCCAGTGCCGGAGGAAGAAGAGCCTGTGTATCTTGATGCTTCTGATAAGAATACAG ATGTGGAGAAGGCTACTTGA
- the LOC140890731 gene encoding uncharacterized protein: protein MSTDQESARPENETTPKDSSSHAQNLTQNTATNEPETEPKPDSGSSVPQVENDITSSSTNLPPNEGIKEDDNATSEQGSAPHEVEPPANETSKDSDDTTQAAETSKQEPHDAATLGKDAIPQSVADDNTSNIPSPPSNDPAQASSIDKQEAGDTKTSSPDSDPSAQEIPPAQDESSSQNQPPPEDNVAQITEIRSLETEDIETSKQDSATSADLQPVDTTPKENATISKESSPPKNDVTQSTQTRNQEIDHTDAIEDHPLDQYAAPSENEATGRDVSAPNDVRTQPISSGTPERVPNRETATKAADSRQNKSSIWKQLRCFSLKRHKGSSSKTSGGNESSMEKLSSKTSGVNESSMGNLSSKTSGVNESSMKSLPDNALPTLIQADIKSVDRETSTLRDYNDRLIDLNVDARKEFATIPEGGNYKELRKSMIKLKLLIPSQKDVDSSVFKDLQSRLKSRESIPTYLLEKMPQLHGDGVFCDSPEMKDFQSIYKNLDHKLRLCLLCFSIFPGNETIRKRLMVRWWLAEGLLSEVEEAAKYFGVLKEKGFIVPVNNNRSPYIGRYRMHPLYQSMLKMLAEKAKFFNFDKKGKPTQNYKESFQACLVGEGLLSYDDLKANVVSIDGLEKVHLVMNVEEPILDFKPHWFSSMTNVNVLYLGRWQASDAAHIEVEETNFLDGLEDMNSIKFLSLQGISNIIKLTESILRLKRLECLDLRACHNLEAIPKGIGSLTRLTHLDMSECYLLDHMPKSLSKLQNLKVFKGFVVSKKNLEDSNSCTLVELKELKNLTKLCIYTTWKHFPREEDISCLENLTKLCKLSIAWGGEALKEEREADTAATPSEVKGDNSDARKERDASKWFQLKANNPILSALSRGGEASKAKTEGGTSQYPLAAGGDTIKEKREKQQSKLPSTLKKLDLKCFPLKDTPSWLEIANLENLEKLYIRGGRFSDLGQYHQHNDHSHTKVSWKVKVLRLKYLSNLEMEWRQLHELFPDLVYLEKISCPKLTLFNCGHAGVWTNPTKLKAMEEGR, encoded by the coding sequence ATGTCCACTGATCAAGAATCAGCACGGCCTGAAAACGAAACCACCCCAAAAGATTCATCCTCACATGCTCAAAATCTCACCCAAAACACCGCAACCAACGAACCAGAAACCGAGCCCAAGCCAGATTCTGGTTCCAGCGTCCCACAAGTTGAAAATGATATCACATCCAGCAGCACTAATCTACCTCCAAACGAAGGCATAaaagaagatgataatgcaaccTCGGAACAAGGTTCTGCTCCTCATGAAGTCGAGCCACCAGCAAACGAGACCTCGAAAGATTCCGATGACACCACGCAGGCTGCTGAAACTAGCAAACAAGAACCCCATGACGCCGCAACCCTTGGAAAGGATGCTATTCCCCAATCAGTTGCAGATGACAATACCTCAAATATCCCATCCCCTCCCAGCAATGATCCAGCACAAGCTTCATCAATCGACAAACAAGAAGCTGGTGATACAAAAACTTCTAGTCCAGATTCTGATCCAAGTGCCCAAGAGATCCCACCAGCCCAAGATGAAAGTTCGTCCCAAAACCAGCCACCTCCTGAGGATAATGTTGCACAAATTACAGAAATCAGAAGCCTGGAAACAGAGGATATCGAAACTTCGAAACAGGATTCTGCCACTTCGGCTGATCTTCAACCCGTGGATACCACACCAAAAGAAAATGCAACCATCTCAAAAGAATCTTCTCCGCCTAAGAATGATGTCACCCAATCTACGCAAAccagaaatcaagaaattgatCATACCGACGCCATTGAAGACCATCCTCTTGATCAATATGCAGCACCGTCTGAAAATGAAGCCACTGGTAGAGATGTATCTGCTCCAAACGACGTTCGTACGCAACCAATATCAAGCGGCACACCGGAAAGGGTGCCAAATCGGGAGACTGCGACGAAGGCCGCTGATTCCCGTCAAAACAAAAGCTCAATTTGGAAGCAGCTTCGTTGTTTCTCTTTGAAAAGACACAAAGGCTCATCGTCCAAAACATCTGGTGGCAATGAAAGTTCTATGGAGAAGTTATCGTCCAAAACATCTGGTGTCAATGAAAGTTCAATGGGAAATTTATCGTCCAAAACATCTGGTGTCAATGAAAGTTCTATGAAAAGTTTACCAGATAATGCTCTTCCAACCTTGATACAAGCAGATATTAAATCTGTCGATAGGGAAACAAGTACGCTCAGGGATTACAATGATCGCCTGATTGATCTGAATGTCGACGCTAGAAAAGAGTTCGCTACAATCCCTGAGGGGGGCAATTATAAAGAGTTGAGAAAGTCTATGATCAAACTGAAGCTTCTGATTCCTTCGCAGAAAGACGTCGACTCGAGCGTGTTTAAAGATTTACAATCACGTCTCAAGTCCAGGGAAAGCATTCCGACATATTTGCTCGAAAAGATGCCTCAGTTGCACGGTGATGGTGTCTTTTGTGACAGTCCAGAGATGAAAGATTTCCAATCTATTTACAAAAATCTTGACCACAAGTTGAGGCTTTGTTTGTTATGTTTTTCAATATTCCCTGGAAATGAAACGATCAGGAAGAGATTAATGGTCCGGTGGTGGCTCGCCGAAGGCCTTTTGAGTGAAGTGGAAGAAGCCGCCAAATACTTTGGTGTTTTGAAAGAAAAGGGGTTCATTGTTCCCGTCAATAACAACAGAAGCCCTTACATCGGGAGGTATCGAATGCATCCCCTTTATCAATCTATGCTGAAAATGCTGGCTGAGAAGGCCAAGTTCTTTAATTTTGATAAAAAAGGAAAGCCGACTCAAAACTACAAAGAATCTTTCCAAGCATGCTTGGTGGGGGAAGGATTGCTTTCGTACGACGATTTGAAAGCTAATGTAGTGAGCATTGATGGTTTGGAGAAAGTTCATCTGGTGATGAATGTAGAAGAGCCGATTCTTGATTTCAAGCCTCATTGGTTTTCCTCGATGACGAACGTGAACGTGTTGTACTTGGGTAGGTGGCAGGCCTCAGATGCTGCCCACATTGAAGTAGAGGAGACCAACTTCTTGGATGGATTGGAGGATATGAATTCCATCAAATTTTTAAGCCTCCAAGGGATTTCAAATATCATAAAACTTACTGAATCCATCTTACGTCTGAAAAGACTGGAGTGCTTGGATCTAAGAGCCTGCCATAACCTTGAGGCCATTCCAAAAGGAATCGGATCGCTTACACGCTTAACACATTTGGATATGTCCGAGTGTTATTTGCTGGATCACATGCCCAAGAGTCTGTCAAAGCTCCAAAATTTGAAGGTGTTTAAGGGGTTTGTTGTTAGCAAGAAAAATTTGGAAGATTCGAACTCATGCACCCTtgttgaattgaaagagttgaagaacCTAACTAAATTGTGCATCTACACTACTTGGAAGCATTTCCCTAGAGAAGAAGACATCAGTTGTTTGGAGAATTTAACAAAACTTTGCAAGCTAAGTATCGCTTGGGGAGGAGAAGCCTTAAAAGAAGAAAGAGAAGCCGACACCGCGGCCACCCCTTCAGAAGTTAAAGGAGACAACTCGGATGCAAGAAAGGAAAGAGACGCCTCCAAGTGGTTTCAATTGAAAGCCAATAATCCAATTTTATCTGCTCTTTCTAGGGGAGGAGAAGCCTCGAAAGCGAAAACAGAAGGCGGCACCTCCCAGTACCCTTTAGCAGCTGGAGGAGATACCATAaaagaaaaaagagaaaaacaaCAATCCAAACTTCCTTCCACACTGAAAAAACTGGATCTCAAGTGTTTTCCATTGAAAGACACTCCAAGTTGGCTAGAAATCGCGAATCTGGAAAACTTGGAGAAACTCTACATCAGAGGTGGGAGATTTTCTGATTTAGGTCAGTATCATCAGCACAACGATCATTCGCATACCAAGGTTTCTTGGAAGGTGAAAGTGTTGCGCCTCAAGTACTTATCTAATCTAGAAATGGAGTGGAGACAGCTCCACGAGCTGTTTCCTGATCTGGTGTACTTGGAGAAAATCAGTTGTCCAAAGCTTACATTATTCAACTGCGGCCACGCCGGCGTGTGGACCAATCCGACAAAATTGAAGGCTATGGAAGAGGGTCGTTAA
- the LOC140890301 gene encoding probable disease resistance protein At5g45490, which produces MEMEDVERFLLEQLTQAIDKEPSFASSSIFVECKKLKTLIEIKTPNTGAADAVIRKENIYYLSNIVAEWRLVLEKHNHYSPTAQIVLNGQLMDKLKKIRKDLEAHPQVHKLDKDSKHGKKKGDDDDHEEDHSHKSGVLSVQDEIKPRRGLENPYHVDMKKIWGIDDKSKAMERLLLRKETRNKEFQAIGIVGMAGVGKTTFCQVAFNNQQVKQHFMPRIWVEMSSKHPEGEEDYKKEVVKSFLRSLGFEDEVIDEIGDGGLRLLLLALRKQLEGKSYLVVLDDIWHLDEWFKEFCSSLAEEDNLYKERLSYGLPKGSGGCVIVTSRCESWGIDMVGEKNMKRLTPLEDEESIWQIFKNRILDKYWMEKDEEKIRGEIVARCGGLPLIAMMLGEIMIHNYKQGKWEGEGEGEEEIRKGPLVA; this is translated from the coding sequence ATGGAAATGGAAGACGTCGAACGATTCCTGTTGGAACAACTCACACAGGCGATCGACAAGGAGCCGTCGTTTGCGTCGAGCTCCATCTTCGTTGAATGCAAGAAATTGAAGACTTTGATCGAAATAAAGACACCTAATACCGGTGCGGCTGATGCTGTGATACGAAAAGAAAACATCTACTATCTCAGCAACATAGTAGCCGAGTGGCGACTGGTACTGGAGAAGCACAACCATTACTCTCCCACGGCGCAAATTGTCTTGAACGGCCAGCTTATGGATAAGTTGAAGAAAATCAGAAAGGATCTTGAAGCACATCCTCAAGTACACAAGCTGGATAAAGATTCAAAACATGGCAAGAAGAAAGGGGATGATGATGATCATGAAGAAGATCATTCACACAAGTCTGGAGTACTTTCAGTACAAGATGAAATTAAGCCCCGCCGCGGGTTGGAAAATCCTTATCACGTGGATATGAAAAAGATTTGGGGCATTGATGATAAATCCAAGGCCATGGAGAGGCTTCTTTTGAGGAAAGAAACGAGGAACAAAGAGTTCCAAGCTATCGGGATCGTGGGGATGGCAGGGGTCGGGAAAACAACTTTCTGCCAAGTTGCTTTCAATAACCAACAAGTGAAGCAACACTTTATGCCAAGAATCTGGGTAGAAATGTCGTCTAAGCACCCGGAAGGCGAAGAAGATTACAAGAAAGAGGTCGTGAAGAGTTTCTTGAGGAGCCTGGGATTCGAAGATGAGGTGATCGACGAAATCGGGGACGGGGGTCTCAGGTTGCTCCTGTTGGCACTTCGAAAGCAATTGGAGGGTAAAAGTTACTTGGTCGTGTTGGATGATATCTGGCATTTGGACGAGTGGTTCAAGGAATTTTGCTCCTCATTAGCAGAAGAAGATAATCTGTACAAAGAGAGGCTTTCCTATGGATTGCCGAAAGGTAGCGGCGGCTGTGTGATTGTCACGAGCAGATGTGAGAGCTGGGGAATTGATATGGTGGGCGAGAAGAACATGAAGAGGCTGACACCTCTGGAAGACGAAGAGAGCATCTGGCAAATCTTCAAGAACAGAATTCTGGACAAGTATTGGATGGAGAAGGATGAAGAGAAGATACGGGGAGAAATCGTGGCAAGATGTGGAGGCCTGCCGCTGATTGCCATGATGTTGGGGGAAATTATGATCCATAACTATAAACAAGGCAAATGGGAAGGGGAAGGGGAAGGGGAAGAGGAAATTAGGAAGGGTCCACTTGTTGCATGA
- the LOC140893048 gene encoding putative cyclin-D6-1, giving the protein MELDLQNPLTIHQYDGVPSLFANESQHMPCLLSFQSSESRFTIRRRALALISHAKFSYHLDPLLVYLAVNYIDRFISKHEILDKRPWISHILVVACLSLAAKMRNSDLSAILADLSREEGFEFDSRSVQRMETIILATLQWRMRSITPFSFLGYFVSFFEIQDSSLTQALIHRASDIIFNVQTVLKILEHNPSTTAASALLCAIQELMPQRASSSLSAISSCEYLDRDRLLDCLGSMQEIATTAGCEPSPGSCTLTPTSVLDRQCTSSGGDAVATGGSKFPRD; this is encoded by the exons atggaACTGGATCTTCAGAATCCATTGACAATCCACCAATACGACGGCGTTCCGTCCCTCTTCGCTAACGAATCCCAACACATGCCCTGTTTGCTCTCCTTCCAATCCTCCGAATCAAGATTTACAATCCGCCGCCGTGCTCTCGCACTCATATCTCAC GCGAAATTCTCCTATCATTTAGATCCGTTGCTAGTATACCTAGCTGTGAATTACATCGACCGGTTCATATCTAAACACGAAATTCTG GATAAAAGGCCATGGATTTCGCACATTTTGGTTGTAGCATGCCTTTCACTTGCGGCGAAGATGAGGAACTCTGATTTATCAGCTATCCTCGCCGATTTATCG AGGGAAGAAGGATTCGAGTTTGATTCGCGATCGGTTCAACGAATGGAGACTATTATTCTAGCGACTCTGCAATGGAGGATGCGATCTATCACTCCTTTCTCCTTCCTTGGCTATTTCGTTTCCTTTTTCGAGATCCAAGACTCGTCTTTAACTCAAGCTCTCATACACAGAGCTTCAGATATCATCTTCAACGTTCAAACTG TGTTGAAGATTTTGGAGCACAATCCTTCAACAACCGCAGCTTCAGCTCTTCTCTGCGCCATTCAGGAATTGATGCCTCAGAGAGCTTCTTCTTCCTTATCCGCGATTTCTTCATGTGAATATTTGGACAGA GATAGACTGTTGGATTGCTTGGGTTCGATGCAGGAGATCGCGACCACGGCGGGGTGTGAGCCAAGTCCGGGGAGTTGTACTTTGACGCCGACAAGTGTCCTTGACCGGCAATGCACGAGCTCCGGTGGCGACGCCGTTGCCACCGGTGGTTCAAAATTCCCTCGCGATTGA